A section of the Candidatus Cloacimonadota bacterium genome encodes:
- a CDS encoding pyridoxal phosphate-dependent aminotransferase family protein translates to MSILDKCYNYTDAKKAMAMGYYPYFREISSEQDTEVICNGKKMLMMGSNSYLGLTNHPKVKEAGILAMNKYGSGCAGSRFLNGTLDIHLELEAELAKLVGKEAALAYPTGYQANVGCISTMVNKNEYIVTDKYDHASIIDGCKLSDGTMVRYNHNDMKSLERCLQKLEGESALIVVDGIFSMEGDIADIPAISVLASKYNAQLMVDEAHSLGVLGNNGAGAAAHFDLTPKTDLIMGTFSKSLASVGGFIAADETIIHYLKHKSRALIFSASLPPASTASVLAALKIMKEEPERIAKLWENTHYMMDEFKRMGYNTGTSCTPVIPLHVGDMMRAFNMWARLGEEGVFINPVIPPAVPPNGCLIRCSFMATHTKDQLDMALDKFQIIGKELGII, encoded by the coding sequence ATGAGCATACTGGATAAATGTTATAACTACACTGATGCCAAAAAAGCGATGGCAATGGGATACTATCCGTATTTTAGAGAAATCTCTTCTGAACAAGATACTGAAGTAATCTGCAACGGTAAAAAAATGCTAATGATGGGCTCAAATAGCTATTTGGGCCTAACTAACCACCCAAAGGTAAAAGAAGCGGGCATATTAGCTATGAATAAATACGGTAGTGGATGTGCCGGATCTCGGTTCTTGAACGGAACTTTGGACATACACCTCGAATTGGAAGCCGAACTTGCAAAGTTGGTAGGCAAAGAAGCTGCTTTAGCATACCCAACAGGGTATCAAGCCAATGTCGGCTGCATATCAACTATGGTAAACAAAAACGAATATATTGTTACTGATAAATACGATCACGCATCCATTATTGACGGATGTAAGCTTTCCGATGGAACTATGGTGCGTTACAATCATAACGATATGAAATCTTTAGAGCGTTGCCTGCAGAAGCTGGAAGGAGAATCTGCGCTAATTGTGGTAGATGGCATTTTCTCTATGGAGGGCGATATCGCAGACATTCCCGCAATATCGGTATTAGCAAGCAAATACAACGCTCAGTTGATGGTTGATGAAGCACACTCTTTGGGAGTATTGGGAAACAATGGAGCAGGAGCTGCTGCTCATTTTGATCTTACTCCAAAGACAGACCTTATTATGGGAACATTTAGCAAGTCTCTTGCCTCTGTTGGTGGATTCATTGCTGCAGATGAGACTATAATCCATTACCTCAAGCATAAATCGCGAGCTCTTATTTTTAGTGCATCTCTACCTCCTGCTTCTACTGCTAGTGTTTTAGCTGCACTTAAGATTATGAAAGAAGAGCCGGAACGCATTGCTAAGCTTTGGGAAAACACTCATTATATGATGGATGAATTTAAAAGAATGGGATATAATACCGGCACCAGCTGTACTCCAGTTATTCCGCTCCACGTAGGAGACATGATGCGCGCATTTAACATGTGGGCGCGTCTTGGCGAGGAAGGGGTTTTCATCAACCCGGTAATTCCTCCGGCAGTACCACCAAACGGATGTTTGATCCGGTGTTCATTTATGGCAACTCATACCAAAGACCAGTTAGATATGGCCCTAGATAAGTTTCAAATCATTGGCAAAGAATTAGGAATAATCTGA